From the Chloroflexota bacterium genome, one window contains:
- a CDS encoding cytochrome b/b6 domain-containing protein: protein MSSIATDIQARARQVLVLRFTSAERVAHWVHFVAFTVLLGTGLFIYAPFLKAFAVGEAGMAARLAHRLAAVAFISAPVIYLVFSPREFCYSLKESFTWGKDDTGWLQNAWNYYAHGKAGTMPPQGKYNAGQKFNALTQIITFGLFVITGFVMWFGKGSVAPDVFMWSVLVHDLSVIATVLLFMLHLYLVAVHPLMRESITAMFEGTVTEEFARQHHGKWLAERVYRKREK from the coding sequence ATGTCATCAATCGCAACGGATATCCAAGCGCGCGCGCGTCAGGTGTTGGTGCTGCGCTTTACCAGCGCGGAACGCGTCGCGCACTGGGTTCACTTTGTCGCATTCACGGTTCTGCTGGGAACGGGTTTGTTCATCTACGCGCCGTTCCTCAAAGCATTCGCGGTCGGCGAAGCCGGGATGGCGGCGCGGCTCGCGCATCGCCTCGCCGCGGTCGCGTTCATCAGCGCGCCCGTCATTTATCTCGTCTTTTCGCCGCGCGAGTTTTGCTACTCGCTCAAAGAATCGTTCACCTGGGGCAAGGACGATACGGGCTGGTTGCAGAATGCGTGGAACTATTACGCGCACGGCAAAGCTGGCACGATGCCGCCGCAAGGCAAGTACAACGCGGGACAAAAATTCAACGCGCTGACGCAGATCATCACATTCGGGTTGTTCGTCATTACCGGGTTCGTGATGTGGTTCGGCAAGGGGAGCGTTGCGCCCGACGTGTTCATGTGGAGCGTCCTGGTTCACGATCTCTCGGTCATTGCGACCGTGTTGCTGTTCATGCTCCATCTCTATCTCGTCGCGGTGCATCCGCTGATGCGCGAATCCATCACGGCGATGTTCGAAGGCACCGTGACGGAAGAATTCGCGCGCCAACATCACGGCAAGTGGCTGGCAGAGCGCGTGTATCGCAAGCGGGAAAAGTAG
- the fdnG gene encoding formate dehydrogenase-N subunit alpha gives MSISRRDFLKLGGAAAGGLLIGTGLPNTVSAGGEDPKFLLHKKVGEITTICTYCAVGCGQVVGVQGGKVVNVEGDPDHPINRGTLCSKGAANWQVIYSPERVTHVQYRAPGSDKWEAKPWDWALDRIAQKIKETRDKNFIAKDKDGATVNRLEAIAYMGGAQHTNEEVYSWVKAARALGIVYLEHQARIUHSSTVASLAAAFGRGAMTNHIADFANSDVIWIMGGNPAENHPVAFKWITKAMERGAKLIVVDPRVTRSASAATLYAPIRSGTDIAFMGGMMSYILENKLYQEEYVREYTNASFLVNPKFEFNDGLFSGYNPTTKAYDKATWTYQLDDKGIPKRDLTLSDPQCVLQLMKKHYSRYTFDKVSAITGTPKGLLEQVYKMYSETGKPDKAGAIIYAMGQTQHSYGTQNVESLALVQLLLGNVGVAGGQVAAMRGLHNVQGSTDMAALYHNLPGYLAAPTVRDQSLADYLKRVVPTTSDPKSLNWWKNYSKYIVSQLKAWFGDAATKDNDFAFNWLPKTAAGKDYSHIPLFEAMKAGDIKGFIVIGQNPAVGGPNAGMEREALAKLDWMVVSELWETETTAFWKRPGAKPADIQTEVFLLPAASWVEREGSVTNTGRWVQWRNKAIDPVGDSKPDLWIANQIMNRVRALYAKEVGAFADPITKLDWNYGDGLPNAHSIAKEINGRAVVDVKDDKGVVLIAQGKQVPAFASLRDDGTTTCGSWIYCGYYTDAGNMTARRDHSDPTGLYLYSGWAWNWPVNRRILYNRASLSPAGVPWDPKRAPLKWNPETKAFSGDVVDGGGAPDAIYPFIMNNEGVARLFAAGLAEGPFPEHYEAWESPATNLMSKQQINPVAKIWESDSNKRSDASKYPIVGTTYRLSEHMQAGAMSRNLPWLVETQPAPFVEMSEQLAAEKGIKNGDRVIVENTRGKVEMIAVVTKRFKPFNINGKTVHQVGLIWHWGYEGVSTGDSANSLTPHVGDANTTIPEYKAWLCDVRKV, from the coding sequence ATGAGCATTTCACGACGTGATTTTCTCAAACTCGGCGGCGCTGCGGCAGGCGGACTGTTGATCGGAACCGGTCTACCGAACACCGTGTCCGCCGGTGGAGAAGATCCAAAATTTCTTTTGCACAAAAAGGTCGGCGAGATCACGACGATCTGCACGTACTGCGCGGTCGGTTGCGGTCAGGTCGTCGGCGTGCAGGGCGGCAAGGTCGTCAACGTCGAAGGCGACCCGGATCATCCGATCAATCGCGGCACGCTGTGCAGTAAGGGTGCGGCGAACTGGCAGGTCATCTACAGTCCCGAACGCGTGACGCATGTGCAGTATCGCGCGCCAGGTTCCGACAAGTGGGAAGCGAAACCCTGGGACTGGGCGCTCGACCGCATCGCGCAAAAAATCAAAGAGACACGCGACAAGAATTTCATCGCGAAAGACAAGGACGGCGCAACCGTCAATCGGCTCGAAGCGATTGCGTACATGGGCGGCGCGCAACACACCAACGAAGAAGTCTATTCCTGGGTCAAAGCCGCGCGCGCGCTCGGCATCGTCTACCTCGAACATCAGGCGCGGATCTGACACTCCAGCACCGTCGCCAGTTTGGCGGCAGCGTTTGGACGTGGCGCGATGACGAATCACATCGCCGATTTTGCGAACTCGGATGTGATTTGGATTATGGGCGGCAACCCTGCCGAAAATCATCCAGTCGCTTTCAAGTGGATCACCAAAGCGATGGAAAGGGGCGCGAAACTGATCGTCGTGGATCCGCGCGTGACGCGCAGTGCATCGGCGGCAACACTGTACGCGCCGATTCGCTCCGGCACCGACATCGCGTTTATGGGCGGGATGATGAGTTACATCCTGGAAAACAAACTCTACCAGGAAGAGTACGTGCGCGAGTACACGAACGCCTCGTTCCTCGTCAACCCCAAGTTCGAATTCAACGATGGTTTGTTCAGCGGCTACAATCCGACGACGAAGGCGTACGACAAAGCAACGTGGACGTATCAACTTGATGACAAGGGCATCCCCAAGCGCGACCTCACGTTGAGCGATCCACAATGCGTTCTTCAACTGATGAAGAAACATTATTCGCGCTACACCTTCGATAAGGTCTCCGCGATCACCGGCACGCCGAAAGGTTTGTTGGAGCAAGTGTACAAAATGTACTCCGAGACCGGCAAGCCGGACAAGGCGGGTGCGATCATTTACGCGATGGGACAGACCCAGCATTCGTACGGCACACAAAACGTCGAGTCGCTCGCGCTCGTGCAGTTGTTGTTGGGCAACGTCGGCGTCGCCGGCGGGCAGGTCGCGGCGATGCGCGGCTTGCACAACGTGCAGGGTTCGACCGATATGGCGGCGCTGTATCACAACTTGCCCGGCTATCTCGCCGCGCCGACCGTGCGCGATCAATCGCTCGCCGATTACTTGAAACGCGTTGTGCCAACGACGAGCGATCCCAAGAGTTTGAACTGGTGGAAGAACTATTCCAAGTACATCGTCAGTCAACTCAAGGCGTGGTTCGGTGATGCAGCCACCAAGGACAACGATTTCGCGTTCAACTGGTTACCCAAGACGGCGGCAGGCAAAGATTACTCGCACATTCCGCTCTTTGAAGCGATGAAAGCCGGCGATATCAAAGGGTTTATCGTTATCGGACAAAACCCGGCGGTCGGCGGACCGAATGCGGGCATGGAACGCGAGGCGCTCGCGAAACTCGATTGGATGGTCGTCTCGGAATTGTGGGAAACGGAAACGACGGCGTTCTGGAAACGACCGGGCGCAAAGCCGGCGGACATCCAGACCGAAGTGTTCTTGCTCCCCGCCGCGTCCTGGGTCGAGCGCGAAGGAAGCGTCACAAATACCGGACGCTGGGTGCAGTGGCGCAACAAGGCGATTGATCCGGTCGGCGACAGCAAACCGGATTTGTGGATCGCGAATCAAATTATGAATCGCGTGCGCGCGCTGTACGCGAAAGAAGTCGGCGCGTTCGCCGATCCAATCACGAAACTCGATTGGAATTACGGCGACGGTTTGCCGAACGCGCACTCGATTGCAAAAGAGATCAACGGTCGCGCGGTCGTGGACGTGAAAGACGACAAGGGTGTGGTGTTGATCGCGCAAGGCAAGCAAGTGCCGGCATTCGCGTCTCTGCGCGATGATGGCACGACGACGTGCGGCAGTTGGATCTATTGCGGTTACTATACCGATGCTGGGAATATGACGGCGCGGCGCGACCATAGCGACCCGACCGGCTTGTATCTCTATTCCGGCTGGGCGTGGAATTGGCCCGTCAATCGGCGCATCCTCTACAATCGCGCATCGCTCAGCCCGGCGGGCGTGCCCTGGGATCCAAAACGTGCGCCGCTCAAATGGAATCCGGAAACGAAAGCATTTTCGGGTGATGTGGTGGATGGCGGCGGCGCGCCCGACGCGATCTATCCGTTCATTATGAACAACGAAGGCGTCGCGCGACTCTTTGCCGCCGGTCTCGCCGAAGGTCCGTTCCCCGAACATTACGAAGCGTGGGAAAGCCCGGCGACGAATCTGATGTCGAAACAACAGATCAACCCGGTGGCGAAAATCTGGGAATCGGATTCGAACAAGCGAAGCGACGCGAGCAAGTACCCCATCGTCGGCACGACGTATCGTTTGAGCGAGCACATGCAAGCCGGCGCGATGAGCCGCAATCTTCCATGGCTCGTCGAAACGCAACCCGCACCGTTCGTCGAAATGAGCGAGCAACTCGCGGCGGAAAAAGGAATCAAGAATGGCGACCGCGTGATCGTCGAAAACACGCGCGGCAAAGTCGAAATGATCGCCGTTGTGACCAAGCGCTTCAAGCCGTTCAACATCAATGGCAAAACTGTGCACCAGGTCGGCTTGATTTGGCACTGGGGTTACGAAGGCGTGTCCACCGGCGACAGCGCGAACAGTTTGACGCCGCACGTCGGCGACGCGAACACGACGATTCCCGAATACAAGGCGTGGTTGTGCGATGTGAGGAAGGTGTGA
- a CDS encoding formate dehydrogenase accessory protein FdhE, whose translation MHSAETLSILKSKRARRPELAGALDMYIAILEARAVIELPFTNYPFSADDIDACLARGEPLLRVDELTFDWDAVARLARTICAIAARYRPEAADAFAELAREFESPARTKELARAFLAPETIELPLTNYQLLAFVLTHALHPWLSAPARALQSSVRADAWQRGNCPICGGEPDFAALTQEGGAWRLLCARCDAEWTCPRAHCPFCGAEPIAYFPSQDGAYRLYGCDRCKRYLKTIDLREFAREACLPAERVLTIGMDVAALEAGYQSA comes from the coding sequence TTGCATTCTGCTGAAACTCTATCCATTCTCAAATCCAAACGCGCGCGGCGACCTGAACTCGCGGGCGCGCTCGATATGTACATCGCGATTCTGGAAGCGCGGGCGGTAATCGAATTACCATTTACCAATTACCCTTTCTCTGCCGACGATATTGACGCATGCCTCGCACGCGGCGAGCCGCTGTTGCGTGTGGACGAACTCACTTTCGATTGGGACGCAGTCGCGCGACTCGCGCGAACGATTTGCGCCATCGCGGCGCGCTATCGCCCCGAAGCCGCCGACGCGTTCGCCGAACTCGCGCGCGAATTCGAATCGCCCGCGCGCACAAAAGAACTCGCGCGCGCGTTCCTCGCGCCCGAAACAATCGAATTGCCACTTACCAATTACCAATTACTTGCGTTTGTTCTCACCCATGCGCTTCACCCCTGGCTCTCCGCGCCCGCGCGCGCGCTCCAATCATCGGTGCGTGCGGACGCGTGGCAGCGCGGCAACTGTCCGATCTGCGGCGGCGAACCGGATTTTGCCGCGCTCACCCAAGAAGGTGGCGCGTGGCGTTTACTCTGCGCGCGATGCGATGCCGAATGGACATGCCCGCGCGCACATTGTCCGTTTTGTGGCGCGGAACCGATCGCGTACTTTCCGAGCCAAGATGGCGCGTATCGGCTGTACGGGTGCGATCGTTGCAAACGCTACCTCAAAACGATTGATCTGCGCGAATTCGCGCGCGAGGCGTGTCTGCCTGCCGAGCGCGTGTTGACGATTGGAATGGATGTTGCCGCGCTGGAAGCGGGCTATCAGAGCGCTTGA
- a CDS encoding AbrB/MazE/SpoVT family DNA-binding domain-containing protein, with protein sequence MQEHLTTVTQKGQVTIPLAIRQLLGIKPSDRVTFRVTERRAC encoded by the coding sequence ATGCAGGAACATCTTACCACGGTGACCCAAAAAGGACAGGTAACTATACCGCTCGCCATCCGCCAACTGCTTGGCATCAAGCCATCCGACCGCGTGACCTTTCGTGTTACCGAACGAAGGGCGTGTTGA
- a CDS encoding PIN domain-containing protein, protein MEFLDTNVILRYLTKDDATKAERCYELFQRVKRKEIRLVTSKSVLAEIVYVLSSRALYNQPRENVRALLLPLVSLPALKLPHRRAFLRALDLYATTSFDFEDALSVAHMERQKIKTILSYNEDFDRVEGIERRVP, encoded by the coding sequence ATGGAGTTCCTCGACACGAACGTCATTCTGCGCTATTTGACAAAAGACGATGCGACAAAAGCGGAGCGGTGCTACGAACTTTTTCAGCGCGTCAAGCGCAAAGAAATCCGGTTGGTCACTTCAAAATCCGTACTGGCGGAGATCGTTTACGTTCTCTCTTCGCGTGCGCTCTACAATCAACCGCGCGAGAATGTGCGCGCGTTGCTGCTGCCCCTGGTCAGTTTACCGGCGCTGAAACTTCCACATCGTCGCGCCTTCCTACGCGCGCTCGACCTCTATGCGACCACCTCGTTCGATTTTGAAGACGCACTTTCCGTGGCACACATGGAACGACAGAAAATCAAAACCATTCTGAGTTACAACGAAGATTTCGATCGCGTCGAGGGAATCGAACGACGCGTTCCTTGA
- the hypA gene encoding hydrogenase maturation nickel metallochaperone HypA produces the protein MHEIGIAQDMLRIALDYAAKHHAKRILGFHVEMSALADESDDALRFHLDMLTRGTLAEGARIEVTQAPVQAKCFECGNDFQLTTDIAICPRCSSMQVNIVDADEFRLASIEIE, from the coding sequence ATGCACGAAATCGGCATCGCACAAGACATGCTCAGGATCGCGCTCGACTATGCGGCAAAGCACCATGCCAAGCGCATCCTGGGTTTCCATGTTGAGATGAGCGCGCTGGCGGATGAAAGCGATGACGCACTGCGGTTTCATCTCGACATGCTGACGCGGGGCACACTGGCGGAAGGCGCGCGCATCGAAGTCACGCAAGCGCCGGTGCAAGCCAAGTGTTTCGAATGTGGAAACGATTTCCAATTGACGACCGATATCGCGATTTGCCCGCGGTGTTCCAGTATGCAGGTCAACATTGTGGATGCCGACGAGTTTCGACTCGCGAGTATCGAGATCGAATAG
- a CDS encoding 4Fe-4S dicluster domain-containing protein: protein MAKAMLIDTSICIGCKGCQVACKEWWNLAPTKTTQVGTYENPLDLSADTLTRIRFNEYEAGGRVRWLFLKWGCLQCANAACVDVCPTAALKKNEMGFVSLERDLCNGCGYCSQACPFNIPRLETINALTGEAKATKCTFCQDRVTNELTPACVKTCPAAALGFNDRDKVLATAKVRVEDLKKLGYAEARVYGETELGGLGRVYVLTAPASAYGLPEKPEYPVLANLWQNVVQPFGYVATGLVAAGLALNWFATRRAQLGDVETITPEK from the coding sequence ATGGCAAAAGCAATGCTGATAGATACTTCGATCTGCATCGGTTGCAAGGGATGCCAGGTCGCGTGCAAAGAGTGGTGGAATCTCGCACCGACGAAAACGACCCAGGTCGGCACGTACGAAAATCCGCTCGACCTGAGCGCGGATACGTTGACGCGTATCCGGTTCAACGAGTACGAAGCGGGCGGCAGGGTGCGCTGGCTGTTCTTGAAATGGGGTTGTCTGCAATGCGCGAATGCCGCGTGCGTGGATGTGTGTCCGACTGCCGCGCTCAAGAAAAATGAAATGGGCTTTGTCTCGCTCGAACGCGATTTGTGTAATGGTTGCGGCTACTGTTCGCAAGCGTGCCCGTTCAACATACCGCGTCTCGAAACGATCAACGCGCTCACTGGCGAAGCCAAAGCGACGAAATGCACGTTCTGCCAGGATCGCGTCACGAACGAGTTGACGCCCGCGTGCGTCAAGACGTGTCCCGCGGCGGCGCTCGGATTCAACGATCGCGACAAGGTGCTCGCAACTGCCAAAGTGCGCGTCGAGGACTTGAAGAAACTGGGTTATGCCGAAGCGCGCGTGTACGGCGAAACCGAACTCGGCGGGTTGGGGCGCGTGTACGTGTTGACCGCGCCCGCGTCGGCGTACGGCTTGCCGGAAAAACCGGAATATCCGGTGTTGGCGAACCTGTGGCAAAACGTCGTGCAACCATTCGGCTACGTTGCGACTGGATTAGTGGCGGCAGGTCTCGCGCTCAACTGGTTTGCGACGCGCCGCGCGCAACTCGGCGATGTGGAGACGATCACGCCGGAGAAATAA